The Fervidibacillus albus genome contains a region encoding:
- a CDS encoding carbohydrate ABC transporter permease, whose translation MICIFYFYPMIQALILSFQSGMGNNLQYVGFDNYFRLFKDPTFISALKNTFIYLIFQVPIMLFLALVLATLLNSPNLKFRGFFRTAIFLPAVTSLVAYSVIFKYLFATDGLINQFLMMIHLVHEPINWITHPFWAKVTIIIAITWRWTGYNMVFYLASLQNIDKSIYEAAKIDGASPIQQFFLVTIPMLKPIILFTTITSTIGTLQLFDEVMNITYGGPGNATITISQYIYNLSFEYTPDFGYAATVSYVILILIVILSIIQFKVSGD comes from the coding sequence ATGATTTGCATCTTTTATTTTTATCCAATGATTCAAGCGTTAATTTTATCCTTTCAATCTGGAATGGGCAATAATTTGCAATACGTCGGTTTTGATAACTACTTTCGATTGTTTAAAGACCCGACGTTTATTTCCGCGTTGAAAAATACGTTTATCTATTTAATTTTCCAAGTTCCAATTATGTTATTTCTCGCTTTAGTTTTGGCGACTTTGTTAAATTCACCAAACTTGAAGTTTCGAGGTTTTTTTCGAACTGCTATTTTCCTCCCTGCAGTCACGTCTCTCGTCGCCTATTCTGTTATATTTAAATATTTATTTGCGACGGACGGATTAATTAATCAATTTTTAATGATGATTCATCTTGTTCATGAACCGATTAATTGGATCACCCATCCCTTTTGGGCAAAAGTCACGATCATCATTGCCATTACGTGGCGTTGGACGGGTTACAATATGGTCTTTTACTTAGCCTCCTTGCAAAACATTGATAAGTCCATATATGAGGCAGCAAAAATCGATGGGGCTTCACCTATTCAACAGTTTTTTCTCGTTACCATCCCGATGTTAAAACCGATTATTTTATTTACAACGATTACATCGACGATTGGGACTTTGCAACTATTCGATGAAGTAATGAATATTACGTACGGTGGACCTGGCAATGCAACGATTACAATTTCCCAATATATATATAACTTATCCTTTGAATATACCCCGGATTTTGGATATGCAGCCACCGTTTCCTATGTGATTTTAATTTTAATCGTCATTTTATCTATTATTCAATTTAAAGTGTCAGGTGATTAA
- a CDS encoding ABC transporter substrate-binding protein — MKKLVFAMIALLLLLSGCNSEEGSSNSSGGDEESNEVTVWAWDPKFNIRALEIAEEFYDGETEIDLEIIENAQDDIIQKLNTGLSSGTMKGMPNIVLIEDYRAQSFLQAYPDAFYDLTDYIHPNDFADYKISPTSFDGKQYGLPFDTGVTGLYVRTDYLEEAGYTIEDFTNITWEQYVEMAKDIKEKTGKYMLTLDPNDLAQVRVMIQTAGKWYVKEDGTTPDLADNEQLKEGFQLFREMLESDVAKIVTDWSQFVGAFNSGDVVTVPTGNWITPSVKAEASQSGKWAILPIPKLSDPNAVNASNLGGSSWYVLNVPGKEKAAEFLANTFGSKVEFYEKLVQEIGAIGTYLPAAGSDAYNLSDDYFGGEKTVAQFLEWTEEVPAVNYGMHTYAIEDILVAEMQNYLNGKDLDDALKDAQAQAEAQLN, encoded by the coding sequence ATGAAAAAGCTTGTTTTTGCTATGATTGCCTTGTTATTGCTTTTGTCCGGTTGTAATTCAGAAGAAGGAAGTTCAAATTCCAGTGGAGGGGATGAAGAAAGTAATGAAGTGACCGTTTGGGCATGGGATCCGAAATTTAATATTCGAGCCCTTGAAATTGCGGAGGAGTTTTACGATGGAGAAACGGAAATAGATTTGGAAATTATTGAAAATGCGCAAGATGACATTATTCAAAAATTAAATACAGGATTAAGCTCAGGAACGATGAAAGGAATGCCAAATATTGTTCTCATCGAGGATTATCGGGCACAAAGTTTTTTACAAGCGTATCCCGATGCTTTTTATGACTTAACCGATTATATTCATCCGAATGATTTTGCCGACTATAAAATTTCACCGACGAGTTTTGATGGAAAACAATACGGTTTACCTTTTGATACAGGTGTTACCGGTTTATATGTGCGGACTGACTATTTAGAAGAGGCAGGATATACAATAGAAGATTTCACAAACATTACTTGGGAACAATATGTTGAAATGGCAAAAGATATAAAAGAGAAAACAGGAAAATATATGTTAACACTCGATCCGAATGATTTGGCCCAAGTTCGTGTAATGATTCAAACGGCAGGAAAATGGTACGTAAAAGAAGATGGAACGACTCCAGATTTAGCTGATAATGAACAATTAAAAGAAGGATTTCAGCTCTTCCGAGAAATGTTAGAATCGGATGTCGCAAAAATTGTAACCGATTGGAGTCAATTCGTCGGTGCCTTTAACAGTGGTGATGTCGTCACAGTTCCGACTGGAAATTGGATTACACCAAGTGTGAAAGCAGAAGCATCCCAATCGGGAAAATGGGCCATTTTGCCAATTCCAAAGCTATCAGATCCGAATGCTGTGAATGCTTCGAACTTAGGGGGAAGTTCTTGGTACGTGTTAAATGTGCCGGGCAAGGAAAAGGCTGCCGAGTTTCTTGCTAACACATTCGGGTCAAAAGTAGAGTTTTATGAAAAGCTCGTCCAAGAAATCGGAGCCATTGGAACGTATTTACCAGCTGCCGGATCAGATGCGTACAATTTAAGTGACGATTATTTCGGTGGAGAAAAAACGGTAGCACAATTTTTAGAATGGACAGAGGAAGTACCGGCTGTGAATTACGGAATGCATACGTATGCCATTGAGGATATTTTAGTTGCTGAGATGCAAAATTATTTGAACGGAAAGGATTTAGATGATGCGTTAAAAGATGCTCAGGCACAAGCAGAGGCACAATTGAATTAA
- a CDS encoding sensor histidine kinase, translated as MLTWVHYNNLFLKMFLVLVFSILTVSIIITYQVTSMSEKHFISTFSFTNEKVINQITTSFDTFSYNLATVFHNAQQSGVIKKVLTEKESSAKQLVTSHYEMMQQLNQMYSNIEAYRTSMIMLGKNDQLFTVNYTGDPIDVNKLWEHPITKNTMDRAGKLLFQPYASSGDHPEAIVASKTLIERSSGEIYGVLYIIIFESQFKQFYNNFTSEDNQIVLLNQSGHILSDSEDDLIGRQSITLLNDAKKIVEQNLEWKTDQILGKDYIILAKYLPIYEMYLVNLIDQKLLLNNISNQREIVTLSSIVVFITLGITFVISREMTNPMRKLVREISNMSKYHFSKPVEVEGGYETRQLANAFNQMLKELNVYVQELIQSEQKQRKLELESLQHQINPHFLYNTLTSVNFIVQQGEKEKAIDVIHALISLLQNTIGNISELNTVENEVINLKNYVRINQVRYGDRIKVQYFIANDVTQLLIPKLLLQPFVENAFFHAFNQQKEGIICILIAKKKGILTCEIKDNGDGMDLHGQHPIFSYKKKNAQLFKGIGIRNVNERIRLLYGKDYGVQMQSEIGKGTSVTIKLPIINGKQTLNENN; from the coding sequence GTGTTAACATGGGTTCACTACAATAATTTATTTTTAAAAATGTTTCTCGTACTCGTGTTCAGTATTTTAACCGTATCGATTATTATTACATATCAAGTAACGAGCATGTCAGAAAAACATTTCATTTCCACGTTTAGTTTTACGAACGAGAAAGTGATCAATCAAATTACTACTAGTTTCGATACCTTTAGTTACAATTTAGCCACCGTTTTTCATAATGCTCAACAAAGTGGTGTTATAAAAAAGGTGTTGACGGAAAAAGAATCAAGTGCGAAACAATTGGTGACATCCCATTACGAAATGATGCAACAATTAAATCAAATGTATTCAAATATTGAAGCTTATCGGACGAGCATGATCATGTTAGGGAAAAACGACCAACTATTTACGGTGAACTACACAGGAGATCCCATCGACGTGAACAAATTATGGGAGCACCCGATTACAAAAAATACGATGGATCGTGCTGGAAAACTGTTATTCCAACCGTATGCTTCCAGTGGTGACCATCCAGAGGCCATTGTCGCTTCAAAGACATTAATCGAGCGATCATCCGGTGAGATTTATGGAGTTTTATACATAATCATTTTTGAAAGCCAATTCAAACAATTTTATAACAATTTTACGAGCGAAGATAATCAAATTGTGCTACTGAATCAAAGCGGACACATTTTATCAGATAGTGAAGACGACTTAATAGGTCGACAATCGATAACATTATTAAATGATGCGAAGAAAATAGTAGAACAAAACTTAGAATGGAAAACGGATCAAATATTAGGGAAGGACTACATTATTTTAGCAAAATATCTTCCAATCTATGAGATGTATTTAGTAAATTTAATCGATCAAAAATTATTATTGAATAATATTTCCAACCAAAGGGAAATCGTTACTTTAAGTTCAATCGTCGTTTTCATTACATTAGGCATTACTTTTGTGATCTCAAGGGAAATGACGAATCCGATGAGAAAGCTCGTTCGAGAAATATCGAACATGTCCAAATATCATTTTAGTAAGCCAGTCGAAGTTGAAGGTGGATATGAAACGAGACAGTTGGCTAACGCTTTCAATCAGATGCTTAAGGAATTAAATGTATATGTTCAAGAATTAATTCAATCGGAACAAAAACAAAGAAAACTAGAATTGGAATCGTTACAGCACCAAATCAATCCGCATTTTTTATATAATACGTTGACATCAGTTAATTTCATCGTTCAACAAGGAGAGAAGGAAAAGGCAATCGATGTGATTCATGCGCTTATTTCGTTGTTGCAAAATACGATTGGGAATATTTCGGAGTTAAACACGGTCGAAAATGAAGTAATAAACTTAAAAAATTATGTACGAATTAATCAAGTACGCTACGGTGATCGAATTAAAGTTCAATATTTCATAGCTAATGATGTTACCCAATTGCTTATTCCGAAACTGCTTCTCCAACCGTTTGTTGAAAATGCGTTTTTTCATGCCTTTAATCAACAAAAGGAAGGAATCATTTGTATTTTAATTGCGAAGAAAAAAGGAATTCTCACTTGTGAAATTAAGGATAATGGTGATGGGATGGATTTACATGGTCAACATCCAATTTTTAGTTATAAAAAGAAAAATGCTCAACTATTTAAAGGGATTGGAATCCGAAATGTCAATGAACGCATTCGATTACTATACGGAAAAGATTATGGGGTACAAATGCAAAGTGAGATCGGGAAAGGGACATCCGTTACGATTAAATTACCGATTATTAACGGAAAACAGACTTTGAACGAAAACAATTAA